The following are encoded together in the Kingella negevensis genome:
- a CDS encoding Slam-dependent surface lipoprotein, which produces MMKVAHSVLFILAAAVLSACGGGGGSNSGPDLGLNNNTNPNNQNNTPVIVDSNNGKNNNTGITLAANRDQTLYSMTHSWKMMPPAATQATEVQKAVENTNKIRQDLGLSALKYDARLSAYAQRRAEEIVQLFEHQRLSSGQAIGSGVAVVNRKQGAVWGENIAMGQTTADIVVTDWKNSKGHYANMINKDYTKIGLGLVYLPNSQKKYYWVQIFGSDNASSDYYFDSSIAETNNQKPLTSLVVDGVSIPLNVEAGKWKEIHTDSHSGVVSGYAYTRFGSLKHNEVNRYQTFYQGTPTNNMPQTGSAKYVGQGVVVDGQALNTQVAAQFDVNFKNKSLTGSLSNNGKTVVNLQANITGNTFHSDAAATVETHGGFFGDNAVELAGDFREQKANGKIGAFGAKKQP; this is translated from the coding sequence ATGATGAAAGTTGCCCATTCTGTTTTATTTATTCTTGCGGCTGCTGTTTTGTCTGCTTGTGGTGGCGGCGGTGGTTCTAATAGCGGACCTGATTTAGGCTTGAATAACAACACCAATCCAAACAATCAAAACAACACGCCTGTTATTGTTGATAGCAATAACGGAAAAAATAACAACACGGGCATTACGCTGGCTGCTAATCGAGACCAGACCTTATATTCGATGACTCACTCTTGGAAAATGATGCCACCGGCAGCCACTCAAGCGACTGAAGTCCAAAAAGCGGTGGAAAACACCAATAAAATCCGTCAGGATTTGGGTTTAAGTGCATTGAAATACGACGCGCGTTTATCAGCTTATGCGCAAAGACGTGCTGAAGAAATTGTGCAATTGTTTGAGCATCAACGCTTAAGCAGTGGGCAAGCAATTGGCTCTGGCGTGGCGGTGGTGAACCGCAAGCAAGGCGCGGTATGGGGTGAAAATATCGCAATGGGTCAAACCACGGCGGATATTGTGGTAACCGACTGGAAAAACAGTAAAGGCCACTATGCGAATATGATTAACAAAGATTACACCAAAATTGGTTTAGGTTTGGTTTACTTGCCAAACAGTCAAAAAAAATATTATTGGGTGCAAATCTTTGGTTCAGATAACGCCAGCAGCGATTACTATTTTGATTCTTCTATCGCAGAAACCAATAATCAAAAACCTTTAACTTCATTGGTTGTGGACGGTGTAAGCATTCCTTTGAATGTTGAAGCAGGTAAATGGAAAGAGATTCATACCGATAGCCATAGTGGCGTGGTGAGTGGTTATGCTTACACTCGTTTTGGCTCATTGAAACACAACGAAGTAAACCGTTATCAAACGTTCTATCAAGGCACACCAACTAACAATATGCCGCAAACAGGTTCTGCGAAATACGTGGGGCAAGGTGTGGTGGTGGACGGACAAGCACTTAATACACAAGTGGCTGCTCAGTTTGATGTGAACTTTAAAAACAAAAGTTTAACGGGTTCATTGAGTAACAATGGAAAAACCGTGGTAAACCTGCAAGCTAATATTACAGGCAACACATTCCACAGCGACGCAGCCGCAACCGTGGAAACGCATGGCGGTTTCTTTGGCGACAACGCCGTTGAATTAGCTGGCGATTTCCGCGAACAAAAAGCCAATGGCAAAATTGGTGCATTTGGTGCGAAGAAACAACCTTAA
- the leuS gene encoding leucine--tRNA ligase — translation MQEQYQPSAIEPQAQQKWAEQRAFNVAEDTTKPKFYCLSMFPYPSGKLHMGHVRNYTIGDVRSRFKKMQGFNVLQPMGWDAFGMPAENAAIDRQVAPAAWTYSNIDYMKQQLKSLGFALDWEREVATCRPDYYRWEQLLFTKLFKKGIVYRKLGTVNWDPVDNTVLANEQVIDGRGWRSGALVEKREIPMYYFKITDYAEQLLNDLDGLDWPEQVKTMQRNWIGKSRGMTVRFPLADGSKSGLTGDYADFVQVYTTRPDTIFGACAVVVAAEHPLATAAAENNPELQAFIAECKAGSVAEADMATMEKKGLPTGRFVTNPFNGEQLEVWIANYVIWGYGDGAVMVVPAHDERDFAFAQKYSLPIKQVVDITNAPAAYDNQNWQEWYGQKDEQTALIHSGEFNGLNIFQAFDKMAEFLQAKNLGEPKTQYRLRDWGISRQRYWGCPVPIIHCEKCGDVPVPEQDLPVVLPENIVPDGSGSPLSKMPEYYETTCPECGSPARRETDTMDTFMESSWYQFRYMSPKFDGGMVEPSAAAYWGQADQYIGGIEHAILHLLYARFFTKLMNDEGIVNVREPFKQLLTQGMVLQATYYREDESGKKHWFNPADVDVQTDDKGRPVSAILKEDGQPVVIGGVEKMSKSKNNGVDPQQIIDAYGADTARLFMMFASPPEQSLEWSDAGVAGAHRFLSRLWRTVFEFVKNDGANVAKFSGGELSGSLKDLRFKLHSTIAKVTDDYDRRQQFNTAIAAVMELLNQYDKTDCSSEQGQAVAREVLEAVIILLSPIVPHICETLWAELNAGSKLWETSWLVVDESALVQTEIELMVQVNGKLRDKINVAVDASEDAIKAAAFATAGAQKFMEGKEPKKVIVVPKRLVNIVV, via the coding sequence ATGCAAGAACAATATCAACCATCGGCAATCGAGCCACAAGCCCAACAAAAATGGGCAGAGCAACGTGCTTTCAATGTTGCCGAAGACACCACGAAACCAAAATTCTACTGCCTGTCCATGTTCCCCTACCCAAGCGGTAAATTGCACATGGGACACGTCCGCAATTACACCATTGGCGATGTGCGTTCACGTTTCAAAAAAATGCAAGGATTCAACGTGTTGCAACCAATGGGCTGGGATGCTTTCGGTATGCCTGCGGAAAACGCGGCGATTGACCGCCAAGTTGCGCCTGCTGCGTGGACATATTCTAATATTGATTATATGAAACAACAGCTTAAATCATTGGGTTTCGCGCTGGATTGGGAACGCGAAGTGGCAACATGTCGCCCTGATTATTATCGCTGGGAACAACTGCTGTTTACCAAATTGTTTAAAAAAGGCATTGTTTACCGCAAGTTAGGCACGGTGAACTGGGACCCTGTGGACAACACGGTTTTGGCAAATGAGCAAGTGATTGACGGACGCGGTTGGCGTTCGGGTGCGTTGGTGGAAAAACGCGAAATTCCGATGTATTACTTCAAAATCACGGATTACGCCGAGCAATTATTGAACGATTTGGACGGCTTGGATTGGCCTGAACAAGTGAAAACCATGCAGCGTAACTGGATTGGTAAATCGCGCGGTATGACGGTTCGCTTTCCATTGGCGGACGGCAGCAAATCGGGTTTGACTGGCGATTACGCGGATTTTGTGCAAGTTTATACCACGCGTCCTGACACGATTTTTGGTGCGTGTGCGGTGGTCGTGGCGGCGGAACACCCATTAGCAACGGCTGCGGCGGAAAATAATCCTGAACTTCAAGCGTTTATCGCGGAATGTAAGGCTGGTTCGGTTGCGGAAGCGGACATGGCAACGATGGAGAAAAAAGGTTTGCCGACTGGTCGTTTTGTTACCAATCCGTTTAATGGTGAGCAGTTGGAAGTTTGGATTGCGAACTATGTGATTTGGGGTTATGGCGATGGCGCGGTAATGGTTGTGCCAGCGCACGATGAACGCGATTTTGCTTTCGCGCAAAAATATTCTTTGCCAATCAAGCAAGTAGTGGATATTACCAACGCACCAGCCGCTTACGATAACCAAAATTGGCAAGAGTGGTACGGTCAAAAAGATGAGCAAACCGCGTTAATCCATTCAGGCGAATTTAACGGTTTAAATATTTTCCAAGCCTTTGACAAAATGGCAGAATTTTTGCAAGCGAAAAATTTGGGCGAACCGAAAACGCAATACCGTTTGCGCGATTGGGGCATTTCTCGCCAACGCTATTGGGGCTGTCCTGTGCCGATTATTCATTGCGAAAAATGCGGCGATGTGCCTGTTCCTGAACAAGATTTGCCAGTCGTGCTGCCTGAAAATATCGTGCCTGACGGTTCGGGTTCGCCATTGAGCAAAATGCCTGAATATTACGAAACGACTTGCCCTGAATGTGGTTCGCCAGCGCGCCGCGAAACGGATACGATGGACACGTTTATGGAGTCTAGCTGGTATCAATTCCGTTATATGTCGCCAAAATTTGACGGTGGCATGGTTGAGCCAAGCGCGGCGGCGTATTGGGGTCAAGCTGACCAATATATTGGCGGTATTGAACACGCGATTTTACACTTGCTGTATGCGCGCTTCTTCACAAAATTGATGAATGATGAAGGCATTGTGAACGTGCGCGAGCCGTTCAAACAATTATTGACGCAAGGCATGGTGTTGCAAGCGACTTATTATCGTGAAGATGAAAGCGGTAAAAAACATTGGTTTAACCCTGCCGATGTGGACGTGCAAACCGATGATAAAGGTCGCCCTGTTTCGGCGATTTTGAAAGAAGACGGGCAGCCTGTTGTGATTGGTGGCGTGGAAAAAATGTCCAAATCCAAAAACAATGGCGTAGACCCACAGCAAATTATTGACGCTTACGGCGCGGATACGGCGCGTTTGTTTATGATGTTTGCATCGCCGCCTGAACAATCGTTGGAATGGTCGGACGCTGGCGTAGCTGGGGCGCATCGTTTCTTGAGTCGTTTGTGGCGCACGGTGTTTGAGTTTGTGAAAAACGATGGCGCGAATGTGGCGAAATTCTCGGGCGGCGAACTTTCAGGCAGCCTGAAAGATTTGCGCTTTAAATTGCACAGCACGATTGCGAAAGTTACCGATGATTACGACCGCCGTCAGCAATTCAACACAGCGATTGCGGCGGTGATGGAATTGCTGAATCAATACGATAAAACGGATTGCAGCAGCGAACAAGGTCAAGCGGTGGCACGTGAAGTGTTGGAAGCGGTGATTATTTTGCTGTCGCCAATCGTGCCGCATATTTGCGAAACGCTGTGGGCGGAATTGAACGCTGGCAGTAAGTTGTGGGAAACGAGCTGGTTGGTGGTTGATGAATCGGCTTTGGTGCAAACGGAAATTGAGTTGATGGTGCAAGTGAATGGTAAATTGCGCGATAAAATCAATGTGGCCGTTGATGCGAGCGAAGACGCGATTAAAGCGGCGGCGTTTGCCACAGCAGGGGCGCAAAAATTCATGGAAGGCAAAGAGCCAAAGAAAGTGATTGTTGTGCCGAAACGGTTGGTTAATATTGTGGTGTAA
- a CDS encoding GIY-YIG nuclease family protein — translation MSNPTDIKTVKLIYPQIYAYRLPEMPDKNGWIKIGYTERENADERIKEQTHTAAVRLNYDKLWAEPAKFRDSDEWFKGKQLHAYLRKIKHIQQAEDKSEWFYYNGNPEHAQRHFQDFIQRDYSQ, via the coding sequence ATGAGCAATCCAACTGACATTAAAACCGTTAAACTGATTTACCCGCAAATTTACGCTTACAGGCTGCCTGAAATGCCCGACAAAAACGGCTGGATTAAAATCGGCTACACCGAACGCGAAAATGCAGACGAACGCATTAAAGAACAAACCCACACCGCAGCCGTTCGCCTAAATTACGACAAATTATGGGCAGAACCTGCTAAATTCCGCGATTCAGACGAATGGTTCAAAGGCAAACAGCTCCACGCCTATTTGCGCAAAATCAAACACATTCAACAAGCAGAAGACAAATCCGAATGGTTTTACTACAACGGCAATCCCGAACACGCCCAACGCCATTTTCAAGATTTTATTCAGCGCGACTACTCGCAATAA
- a CDS encoding Eco57I restriction-modification methylase domain-containing protein, whose translation MFGLNNMENIGSQNLMNLDTTPYAMANDVAGFQAALTEKLGKEVKFDVVVGNPPYQDEETTNNRKTPIYPHFYDLSFKIANQSALISPARFLFDRGLTNKQWNQKMLDDEHLKVLFYEDDASKVFPTTDIKGGVAVVYRNANKKFGAIKKFIKTNEIRNLYNRIHQSEFISFSSIMIGGRADFLMNQEFHKAYPNAKADLLNAIQETARNKGGTIPEQLASGSDNEIVTSTLDVLSYAFQSEKPTNSDDFYEVVGVVNNKRVSGWIEKAFLTTRRPDNNNIGFYKVFVPKSMASGQFGETLSEPLIGHRNATSTPTFLRIGMFNSQAEAENCAKYIKTKFARALLGIQKITQDNPVPVWSDIPLQDFTAQSDIDWTASIADIDRQLYEKYGLSKAEIAFIESKVKAMD comes from the coding sequence ATGTTTGGCTTGAACAATATGGAAAACATCGGCAGCCAAAATCTGATGAATTTGGATACCACGCCTTACGCGATGGCGAATGACGTGGCAGGTTTTCAGGCAGCCTTAACCGAAAAATTAGGAAAAGAAGTGAAATTTGATGTTGTAGTCGGCAATCCGCCGTATCAAGACGAAGAAACAACGAACAATCGTAAAACACCGATTTATCCGCATTTTTATGATTTATCGTTCAAAATCGCTAATCAATCCGCATTGATTAGCCCAGCTAGATTTTTATTTGATAGGGGTTTGACGAATAAACAATGGAATCAAAAAATGCTTGATGATGAACATCTGAAAGTTTTATTTTATGAAGATGACGCAAGCAAAGTATTTCCAACAACCGATATTAAAGGCGGTGTTGCTGTTGTTTATCGCAATGCAAATAAAAAATTTGGAGCAATTAAAAAATTCATTAAAACCAATGAAATTCGGAATTTGTATAACCGTATTCATCAATCTGAATTTATTTCATTTAGTTCAATTATGATTGGCGGACGTGCTGATTTCTTGATGAATCAAGAATTTCATAAAGCATATCCAAATGCGAAAGCTGATTTATTAAATGCTATTCAAGAAACAGCAAGAAATAAAGGTGGAACAATTCCTGAACAATTAGCATCAGGTTCAGATAATGAAATTGTTACATCAACGCTTGATGTTTTGTCGTATGCGTTTCAATCTGAAAAACCAACAAACAGCGATGATTTTTATGAAGTTGTTGGTGTTGTAAACAATAAACGTGTTTCAGGCTGGATAGAAAAAGCATTTTTAACTACACGCCGACCTGATAATAACAATATTGGTTTTTATAAGGTATTTGTGCCGAAAAGTATGGCATCAGGACAATTTGGCGAAACATTGAGCGAGCCTTTAATTGGTCATCGCAATGCAACATCTACGCCTACATTTTTGCGAATTGGTATGTTTAATTCTCAAGCTGAAGCGGAAAATTGTGCTAAATATATCAAAACTAAATTTGCACGAGCATTGCTTGGTATTCAAAAAATTACGCAAGATAATCCTGTGCCTGTTTGGTCTGATATTCCCCTGCAAGACTTCACCGCCCAAAGCGACATTGACTGGACTGCGTCTATTGCCGACATTGACCGCCAATTGTATGAAAAATACGGTTTAAGCAAAGCCGAAATCGCCTTTATTGAAAGCAAAGTCAAAGCTATGGATTAA
- a CDS encoding cytochrome ubiquinol oxidase subunit I: protein MDTLMLSRIQFAVNISFHILFPVISIALSWFVVYFRHQAGKTHDAAWLQAYRFWAKIFAVTFAVGVVSGVTMSFQFGTNWPGFMERAGNIAGPLLGYEVLTAFFLEAGFLGIMLFGRERVSQKVHMIASTVVAVGTTISAFWILALDSFMQTPQGYWIDDQKVLHVKSWLEVIFNPSFSYRFTHKLLASALTAAFLLMGVSAWQILKKTATEATNKVLKTGVSVAAVAIVLQIFAGDAHGLNTKEYQPAKLAAIEAVWHTEEGAALTLFGIPNEKTQTTDYAIKIPKLGSLILTHELNGKIEGLSAFEHKPPVAPVFYSFRIMVGVGMLMLLTAWLGWWKLRKVQWQAEKLSPWLLRTFVAMTFSGWVATLAGWYVTEIGRQPFLVYGILPISEAVTKIVPASDVGLTLVLYILLYAFILLSYVMVIKHMAEHPEHEEVKS from the coding sequence ATGGATACACTTATGCTCAGCCGCATTCAGTTTGCGGTGAATATCAGTTTTCATATTTTATTTCCAGTTATTTCCATTGCTTTATCGTGGTTTGTGGTTTATTTCCGCCATCAAGCAGGCAAAACACACGATGCAGCTTGGCTACAGGCTTATCGCTTTTGGGCAAAAATTTTCGCGGTAACATTTGCCGTGGGCGTGGTGTCTGGGGTAACGATGAGTTTTCAATTCGGCACTAACTGGCCTGGCTTTATGGAACGAGCAGGCAATATCGCAGGCCCATTGCTGGGCTATGAAGTGCTCACAGCGTTTTTCCTAGAGGCAGGATTTTTGGGGATTATGCTGTTTGGGCGTGAACGCGTCAGCCAAAAAGTGCATATGATTGCCTCTACAGTGGTCGCTGTGGGGACAACCATTTCTGCGTTTTGGATTTTGGCGTTGGATTCGTTTATGCAAACGCCGCAAGGTTATTGGATTGACGACCAAAAAGTCTTGCACGTGAAAAGCTGGCTGGAAGTGATTTTTAACCCATCTTTCTCGTATCGTTTCACGCATAAATTGTTAGCTTCTGCGCTGACAGCAGCGTTTTTATTGATGGGCGTTTCAGCGTGGCAAATTCTGAAGAAAACAGCAACAGAAGCCACAAATAAAGTCCTAAAAACAGGCGTGAGCGTGGCAGCGGTGGCGATTGTGTTGCAGATTTTTGCTGGCGACGCGCATGGTTTGAATACCAAAGAATATCAGCCGGCTAAATTAGCAGCGATTGAAGCTGTTTGGCACACAGAAGAGGGAGCGGCTTTAACGTTATTTGGTATTCCAAACGAAAAAACACAAACCACGGATTACGCTATCAAAATTCCCAAACTCGGTTCGTTGATTTTGACACATGAACTGAACGGCAAAATTGAAGGTTTGAGCGCATTTGAACATAAACCGCCTGTTGCGCCAGTGTTCTATTCTTTCCGCATTATGGTGGGCGTGGGCATGTTGATGCTGCTGACTGCTTGGTTAGGTTGGTGGAAATTGCGCAAAGTGCAATGGCAGGCTGAAAAATTGTCGCCTTGGTTGCTGCGCACATTTGTGGCGATGACGTTTTCAGGCTGGGTAGCGACTTTAGCTGGTTGGTATGTAACAGAAATTGGCCGTCAGCCATTTTTGGTTTACGGTATTTTGCCGATTTCGGAAGCGGTAACAAAAATTGTGCCTGCGAGTGATGTGGGCTTAACTTTGGTGCTATATATTTTGTTGTATGCGTTTATTTTGCTGTCTTACGTGATGGTGATTAAACACATGGCGGAACACCCTGAACATGAGGAGGTAAAATCATGA
- a CDS encoding cytochrome d ubiquinol oxidase subunit II — protein sequence MNWEYWLPLVFFGLLGFVMTVYVILDGFDLGVGMLLPRASKEEQHTMVGSIGPFWDANETWLVLGAGVLFIAFPKANTVVLGNLYLPATFMLFALIIRGAAFDFRVKADDAYKELWNIAFVLGSAGMALTQGWMLGRYITGFATDLSAYVFALAIMFTVPAVYVALGATWLVAKTEGALQEKARTWAQQSWYPVVFCLLLISAATPWVSPHVAEKWFSMPNMLLLAPIPLVAAFCLWRVFRLLRQPEILQQRIWQPFAYIIATLILCAMGLGISLFPNAVIGQLTVWQAAESVPTLVVTLIGVSITVPCIIAYSIFAYWVFRGKASHLVYG from the coding sequence ATGAATTGGGAATACTGGTTACCCTTAGTCTTCTTTGGCTTGCTGGGTTTTGTGATGACGGTGTATGTGATTCTGGACGGTTTCGATTTGGGCGTAGGTATGTTGCTGCCCCGCGCATCGAAAGAGGAACAGCATACGATGGTTGGTTCCATTGGTCCATTTTGGGACGCAAATGAAACATGGCTGGTGTTGGGCGCGGGCGTGTTGTTTATCGCCTTTCCCAAAGCGAACACGGTTGTTTTAGGCAATTTGTATCTGCCTGCCACATTTATGTTGTTTGCACTAATTATTCGCGGTGCAGCGTTTGATTTCCGCGTGAAAGCCGATGACGCTTATAAAGAATTATGGAACATCGCATTTGTGCTGGGTTCGGCTGGCATGGCTTTGACACAAGGCTGGATGTTGGGGCGTTATATTACGGGCTTTGCAACTGACTTGAGCGCGTATGTTTTTGCGCTGGCGATTATGTTTACCGTGCCTGCCGTGTATGTGGCACTGGGTGCAACTTGGTTGGTCGCCAAAACAGAAGGTGCGTTGCAAGAAAAAGCCAGAACGTGGGCGCAACAATCTTGGTATCCTGTGGTTTTCTGTTTGCTGCTGATTTCCGCGGCAACGCCTTGGGTAAGTCCGCACGTGGCAGAAAAATGGTTCTCTATGCCGAATATGTTGTTGCTTGCGCCGATTCCGTTAGTGGCGGCGTTTTGCTTGTGGCGTGTGTTTCGCTTGCTGCGGCAGCCTGAAATTTTGCAGCAACGCATTTGGCAACCGTTTGCTTACATCATCGCTACGCTGATTTTGTGCGCGATGGGTTTGGGGATTAGCCTGTTTCCAAATGCGGTGATTGGTCAATTAACCGTTTGGCAAGCGGCGGAGAGCGTGCCGACTTTGGTGGTGACGCTGATTGGCGTGAGTATTACCGTGCCGTGTATTATTGCTTACAGTATTTTTGCTTACTGGGTATTCCGTGGCAAAGCCAGCCATTTGGTTTATGGTTAA
- the infB gene encoding translation initiation factor IF-2, whose product MSNTPKKPVVEHKKRRSAPSKEELVAMLQAEKDGKDVSGSLKEEPVVEAVAPQQPQPENNAAEEAERAAKRAAAEAEAARLKAAKSGNKPAKTEEKPVAEATPAQPEKTQSHPEKPAEPKEKRNRNRNRGGKNKDKAKEATPEPLPTPVEVVSAEEAARRAEEAERAAKMREAQEKLQREKQERAERQARREEAKRQAAEEARLAAAAKKDGKDGKGQRIAKPSEEKLAQKAQENKAAKANKPAEKPTKSSGSLKTATEAENPSSGSRKKEDRRHSRDEDNMPRGGGKNAKGKGRDSRNGGDDERVRGGGKKGKKLKLEPNQHGFQAPTEPVVHEVLVPETITVADLAHKMAVKGVEVVKALMKMGMMVTINQSLDQDTALLVVEEMGHIGKPAAIDDPDAFLNEETKHNVESLPRPPVVTVMGHVDHGKTSLLDYIRRTKVVAGEAGGITQHIGAYHVETPKGVITFLDTPGHEAFTAMRARGAQATDIVILVVAADDGVMPQTIEAIAHAKAAGVPIVVAVNKIDKEAANPERIRQELTQHEVVCDEWGGDVQFVDVSAKKGLNIDKLLEAVLLEAEVLELTAPVDAPAKGLIVEARLDKGRGAVATLLVQSGTLRKGDMLLVGSSFGKIRAMSDENGKPINEAGPSIPVEILGLSDVPKAGEDALVLEDEKKAREVALFRQGKFRDVRLAKQQAAKLENMFNNMGCEQAQNLPIIVKADVQGSYEALSGSLQKLSTDEVRVQVLHSGVGGITESDVNLAIASGALIIGFNVRADASARKLAETEDVEIRYYNIIYDAIDDVKAAMSGMLSPEEKEQITGTVEIRQVISVSKVGNIAGCMVTDGLVKRDSKVRVIRNNVVIHTGELSSLKRYKDDVKEVKQGFECGLMIKNFNEIMEGDQLECFDVVEVARTL is encoded by the coding sequence ATGAGTAATACACCAAAAAAACCTGTTGTTGAACACAAAAAACGCCGCTCTGCCCCTTCAAAAGAAGAATTGGTGGCAATGTTGCAGGCTGAAAAAGATGGCAAAGACGTTTCAGGCAGCCTGAAAGAAGAGCCCGTTGTTGAAGCGGTTGCGCCACAACAACCGCAGCCTGAAAACAATGCGGCTGAAGAAGCAGAACGCGCGGCAAAACGTGCAGCGGCTGAAGCAGAAGCAGCGCGTTTGAAAGCAGCAAAATCAGGTAATAAACCTGCAAAAACTGAAGAAAAACCTGTTGCAGAAGCCACTCCAGCGCAGCCTGAAAAAACACAATCACATCCTGAAAAACCTGCTGAACCAAAAGAAAAACGCAATCGCAATCGCAATCGCGGCGGCAAAAACAAAGACAAGGCAAAAGAAGCAACGCCTGAACCTTTACCAACGCCTGTTGAAGTGGTAAGCGCAGAAGAAGCGGCGCGCCGTGCGGAAGAAGCTGAACGTGCAGCGAAAATGCGTGAAGCCCAAGAAAAATTGCAACGCGAAAAACAAGAACGTGCGGAACGTCAAGCACGCCGTGAAGAAGCGAAACGTCAAGCGGCTGAAGAAGCGCGTTTGGCTGCTGCTGCGAAAAAAGACGGTAAAGACGGCAAAGGTCAGCGCATTGCGAAACCAAGCGAAGAAAAATTGGCTCAAAAAGCGCAAGAAAACAAAGCCGCAAAAGCCAATAAACCTGCGGAAAAACCTACTAAATCTTCAGGCAGCCTGAAAACGGCTACTGAAGCCGAAAATCCAAGCAGCGGCAGTCGCAAAAAAGAAGACCGTCGCCATAGCCGTGATGAAGACAATATGCCACGCGGTGGCGGCAAAAATGCCAAAGGCAAAGGTCGTGATAGCCGAAATGGTGGCGATGATGAACGCGTACGCGGTGGCGGCAAAAAAGGTAAAAAATTGAAACTTGAGCCAAACCAACACGGTTTCCAAGCGCCGACTGAGCCTGTTGTGCATGAAGTTTTAGTGCCTGAAACCATTACCGTAGCCGATTTAGCGCACAAAATGGCGGTTAAAGGCGTGGAAGTTGTGAAAGCCTTGATGAAAATGGGCATGATGGTAACGATTAACCAATCGCTTGACCAAGACACCGCGCTGTTGGTCGTGGAAGAAATGGGACACATCGGCAAACCTGCGGCGATTGACGACCCTGACGCATTCTTGAATGAAGAAACGAAACACAATGTAGAATCTTTGCCACGTCCGCCAGTTGTTACGGTAATGGGACACGTGGACCATGGTAAAACGTCGCTGTTGGACTACATTCGCCGCACAAAAGTGGTAGCTGGCGAAGCAGGCGGTATTACGCAACACATCGGTGCGTATCACGTTGAAACGCCAAAAGGTGTGATTACGTTCTTGGATACGCCGGGGCATGAAGCGTTTACTGCGATGCGTGCACGTGGTGCGCAAGCGACTGACATCGTGATTTTGGTGGTAGCAGCCGATGACGGCGTGATGCCGCAAACGATTGAAGCGATTGCCCACGCAAAAGCGGCTGGCGTACCGATCGTGGTGGCGGTAAACAAAATTGATAAAGAAGCGGCAAACCCTGAACGTATCCGCCAAGAATTGACGCAACATGAAGTTGTGTGCGATGAATGGGGCGGCGATGTGCAATTTGTTGATGTATCTGCGAAAAAAGGCTTGAACATTGATAAATTATTGGAAGCGGTATTGCTGGAAGCGGAAGTTTTGGAATTGACTGCGCCAGTTGATGCACCTGCAAAAGGCTTGATTGTGGAAGCACGTTTGGACAAAGGTCGCGGCGCGGTCGCCACTTTATTGGTACAAAGCGGTACTTTGCGTAAAGGCGATATGCTGTTGGTGGGTTCATCATTCGGTAAAATCCGTGCGATGAGCGATGAAAACGGTAAGCCAATTAACGAAGCGGGTCCGTCTATTCCTGTGGAAATTTTGGGTTTGTCGGACGTGCCAAAAGCAGGTGAAGACGCGCTGGTGTTGGAAGACGAGAAAAAAGCGCGTGAAGTGGCTTTGTTCCGTCAAGGTAAATTCCGCGACGTGCGTTTGGCGAAACAACAAGCGGCGAAATTGGAAAACATGTTCAACAATATGGGCTGCGAACAAGCGCAAAATCTGCCAATCATTGTGAAAGCGGACGTGCAAGGTTCTTACGAAGCACTTTCAGGCAGCCTGCAAAAATTGTCTACCGATGAAGTTCGCGTGCAAGTGTTGCATAGCGGCGTGGGCGGCATTACTGAAAGCGATGTGAACTTGGCGATTGCGTCGGGCGCGTTGATTATCGGCTTTAACGTGCGTGCTGATGCGTCTGCGCGTAAGTTGGCGGAAACGGAAGACGTGGAAATCCGTTACTACAACATTATTTACGATGCGATTGACGATGTGAAAGCTGCCATGAGCGGTATGTTGTCGCCTGAAGAGAAAGAACAAATCACAGGTACGGTGGAAATCCGTCAAGTAATTTCGGTTTCCAAAGTCGGCAATATTGCTGGTTGTATGGTTACAGATGGCTTGGTGAAACGCGACAGCAAAGTGCGCGTTATCCGTAATAATGTGGTGATTCACACAGGCGAATTGTCTTCATTGAAACGCTACAAAGACGACGTGAAAGAAGTGAAACAAGGCTTTGAATGCGGCTTGATGATTAAAAACTTCAACGAAATCATGGAAGGCGACCAGTTGGAATGCTTTGACGTGGTGGAAGTGGCGCGTACGCTGTAA